The Erythrobacter sp. Alg231-14 genome has a segment encoding these proteins:
- the rplX gene encoding 50S ribosomal protein L24, with protein MGAAKIKKGDSVVVLSGKDKGRTGTVSQVMPKDGKVIVEGINVAARHRKPSQENPQGGIDRFPAPMDISKVAVADPKDGKATRVRFEEKDGKKVRVAVKSGEVIDG; from the coding sequence ATGGGTGCTGCAAAGATCAAAAAGGGCGACAGCGTCGTCGTGCTTTCGGGCAAAGACAAGGGCCGCACCGGCACTGTCAGCCAGGTGATGCCTAAAGACGGCAAAGTCATCGTCGAAGGCATCAACGTGGCTGCGCGTCACCGCAAGCCTAGCCAAGAAAACCCACAAGGTGGCATCGACCGGTTCCCGGCTCCGATGGATATCTCAAAGGTGGCTGTGGCTGATCCTAAAGATGGCAAGGCAACCCGCGTCCGTTTCGAAGAAAAGGACGGCAAGAAGGTTCGCGTTGCAGTGAAGAGTGGAGAAGTCATCGATGGCTGA
- the rplP gene encoding 50S ribosomal protein L16 has protein sequence MLQPKKTKYRKAFKGRIKGDAKGGTTLNFGAYGLKALEPDRLTARQIEAARRAITRAMKRQGRLWIRVFPDVPVSKKPAEVRQGKGKGSVEYWAARVKPGRILFELDGVPGPIAALAFERAAMKLPIKTKVVARFGDTSHLGGE, from the coding sequence ATGCTGCAACCGAAGAAAACAAAGTATCGCAAGGCTTTTAAAGGCCGGATCAAAGGCGACGCAAAGGGCGGCACCACGCTGAACTTTGGCGCTTATGGTCTGAAGGCTCTTGAGCCCGATCGTCTCACTGCGCGTCAGATTGAAGCTGCGCGTCGTGCCATCACCCGCGCGATGAAGCGTCAGGGCCGTCTTTGGATCCGCGTCTTCCCAGACGTTCCAGTGTCCAAGAAGCCTGCCGAAGTTCGTCAGGGTAAAGGTAAGGGTTCGGTCGAATATTGGGCTGCTCGGGTTAAGCCGGGTCGCATTCTGTTCGAACTTGATGGCGTTCCCGGTCCGATTGCTGCGCTCGCATTTGAGCGTGCTGCAATGAAGCTGCCGATCAAAACCAAGGTCGTTGCCCGTTTTGGTGACACCTCGCACCTGGGAGGCGAATAA
- the rplC gene encoding 50S ribosomal protein L3 has translation MRTGVIAKKVGMTRLFQEDGRHVPVTVLALEDCQVVSHRTQETDGYFAVQLGAGEAKQKNVAKPQREHFGKAGVGLKKRVAEFRVESEEGLVPVGSLISADHFVAGQKVDITGHTQGKGFAGAMKRWGFGGLRATHGVSISHRSHGSTGNRQDPGRVFKGKKMAGHMGDRQRTQQNLEVVRTDADRGLIFVKGSVPGAKNGWMMIRDAVKLKMPDDLPFPGAVVEAAAPQAADTPAPEAAAPAAEAGADENKEG, from the coding sequence ATGCGCACAGGCGTTATCGCAAAGAAGGTTGGGATGACCCGCCTCTTCCAAGAGGACGGACGGCACGTGCCAGTTACCGTTCTTGCATTGGAAGATTGTCAGGTTGTTTCACACCGCACCCAAGAGACGGACGGCTATTTTGCTGTTCAACTGGGTGCAGGCGAGGCAAAACAAAAGAACGTAGCAAAACCTCAGCGTGAACATTTCGGCAAAGCCGGTGTTGGCCTGAAAAAGCGCGTTGCCGAATTCCGTGTTGAAAGCGAAGAAGGCCTTGTGCCTGTTGGTTCGCTCATCAGCGCCGACCACTTTGTAGCAGGCCAAAAAGTCGACATCACTGGGCACACCCAGGGTAAAGGCTTTGCTGGTGCTATGAAGCGTTGGGGCTTTGGTGGTCTGCGCGCTACGCACGGTGTTTCGATCTCTCACCGTTCGCACGGTTCGACGGGTAACCGTCAGGATCCTGGCCGGGTGTTTAAGGGTAAGAAGATGGCTGGTCACATGGGTGATCGCCAACGTACCCAACAAAACCTCGAAGTTGTTCGCACCGATGCGGATCGCGGCCTGATTTTCGTCAAGGGTTCGGTCCCTGGCGCGAAGAATGGCTGGATGATGATCCGCGACGCTGTGAAGCTGAAAATGCCTGATGATCTGCCGTTCCCCGGCGCCGTGGTTGAAGCCGCTGCTCCGCAAGCCGCCGACACTCCTGCACCGGAAGCTGCTGCTCCCGCCGCAGAAGCTGGCGCTGACGAAAATAAGGAGGGCTAA
- the tuf gene encoding elongation factor Tu has protein sequence MAKEKFERNKPHCNVGTIGHVDHGKTTLTAAITKVQGSAVDFGNIDKAPEERERGITISTAHVEYETDARHYAHVDCPGHADYVKNMITGAAQMDGAILVVNAADGPMPQTREHILLARQVGVPQLVVYMNKVDQVDDEELLELVELEVRELLTEYGFDGDDIPIVKGSALAALEGRDPEIGETSIKALMEAVDSYIPQPERPVDQDFLMPIEDVFSISGRGTVVTGRVETGVVNVGDEVEIVGIKETGKTTVTGVEMFRKLLDRGEAGDNIGALVRGVGREDVERGQVLAKPGSVNPHTEFSAEVYVLSKDEGGRHTPFFANYRPQFYFRTTDVTGEVILPEGTEMVMPGDNVSIGVKLIAPIAMDEGLRFAIREGGRTVGSGVVAKITK, from the coding sequence ATGGCGAAGGAAAAATTTGAGCGGAACAAGCCGCACTGCAACGTCGGCACCATTGGTCACGTTGACCACGGTAAAACCACGTTGACTGCGGCGATCACCAAAGTGCAAGGCTCTGCGGTTGATTTCGGCAACATCGATAAGGCTCCTGAAGAGCGCGAGCGCGGGATCACAATCTCGACCGCTCACGTTGAATACGAAACCGACGCACGTCACTACGCGCACGTCGATTGCCCAGGTCACGCCGACTACGTTAAAAACATGATCACTGGTGCCGCTCAAATGGACGGCGCTATCTTGGTTGTGAACGCAGCTGACGGTCCAATGCCACAAACGCGCGAGCACATCTTGCTTGCTCGTCAGGTTGGTGTTCCTCAGCTTGTTGTTTACATGAACAAGGTTGACCAAGTTGACGACGAAGAACTGCTTGAGCTCGTTGAGCTTGAAGTTCGTGAACTCCTCACTGAATACGGTTTTGACGGCGACGATATTCCTATCGTTAAAGGTTCGGCTCTTGCCGCTCTTGAAGGTCGTGATCCTGAAATCGGTGAAACTTCGATCAAAGCTTTGATGGAAGCTGTCGACAGCTACATCCCACAGCCTGAGCGTCCGGTTGACCAAGACTTCCTGATGCCAATCGAAGACGTGTTCTCGATCTCGGGTCGCGGTACGGTTGTTACTGGCCGTGTTGAAACCGGCGTTGTGAACGTTGGCGACGAAGTTGAAATCGTTGGTATCAAAGAAACCGGCAAGACTACGGTTACCGGCGTTGAAATGTTCCGCAAGCTGCTTGATCGCGGTGAAGCTGGTGACAACATCGGTGCTTTGGTTCGCGGCGTTGGTCGTGAAGACGTTGAGCGCGGTCAAGTTCTCGCGAAGCCAGGTTCGGTTAACCCGCACACTGAATTCAGCGCAGAAGTCTACGTTCTGTCGAAAGACGAAGGCGGCCGTCACACGCCATTCTTCGCCAACTACCGTCCACAGTTCTACTTCCGTACAACTGACGTGACTGGCGAAGTGATCCTTCCTGAAGGCACCGAAATGGTTATGCCTGGCGACAACGTGTCCATCGGCGTTAAGCTGATCGCACCGATCGCTATGGATGAAGGTCTGCGTTTCGCGATCCGCGAAGGCGGCCGCACCGTTGGATCGGGCGTTGTTGCGAAAATCACCAAGTAA
- the rpsH gene encoding 30S ribosomal protein S8 yields MAMTDPLGDMLTRIRNGQQAKKDSVLSPASKLRANVLEVLTREGYIRGYSEDETGKHKALRIELKYFEGEPAIKHVARVSKPGRRVYSGSKELPTVRNGLGITIVSTPRGVLSDNEARENKVGGEVLAEVF; encoded by the coding sequence ATGGCTATGACCGATCCACTGGGTGATATGCTCACCCGCATCCGCAACGGCCAGCAGGCTAAGAAGGATTCTGTCCTTTCACCTGCGTCCAAATTGCGTGCAAACGTTCTCGAAGTGCTTACCCGCGAAGGTTATATTCGCGGTTACAGCGAAGACGAGACCGGCAAGCACAAAGCATTGCGGATTGAACTGAAATACTTCGAAGGCGAGCCTGCGATTAAGCACGTAGCGCGCGTTTCCAAGCCTGGCCGCCGCGTCTATTCGGGTTCGAAAGAACTTCCGACTGTGCGCAACGGCCTTGGCATCACCATCGTCTCGACCCCTCGCGGTGTTCTTTCGGACAACGAAGCCCGCGAAAACAAGGTCGGCGGCGAAGTGCTTGCGGAGGTCTTCTGA
- the rpsN gene encoding 30S ribosomal protein S14: MAKLSSINKNERRKKLVEKYAAKYEKLKAIANDESLDEGERLMARLKMAEIPRNGNPTRVRNRCATTGRPRGYYRKFGINRIELRQLGTRGMIPGLTKSSW, encoded by the coding sequence ATGGCGAAACTGAGTTCGATCAACAAGAATGAGCGTCGCAAGAAGCTCGTTGAGAAATACGCAGCGAAGTACGAGAAACTTAAGGCAATCGCTAATGACGAGAGCCTTGATGAAGGCGAGCGTCTTATGGCCCGCCTTAAGATGGCTGAGATTCCCCGGAACGGGAACCCAACCCGCGTGCGCAATCGCTGCGCCACCACCGGCCGCCCGCGCGGCTATTACCGCAAGTTCGGCATCAACCGTATCGAACTGCGTCAACTCGGCACCCGGGGTATGATCCCAGGTTTGACCAAGTCGAGCTGGTGA
- the rpsS gene encoding 30S ribosomal protein S19 produces MARSVWKGPFVELSLLKKAEDAQESSSNKPIKTWSRRSTILPQFVGLTFNVYNGNKFIPVSVSEEMVGHKLGEFSPTRSFPGHAADKKGKR; encoded by the coding sequence ATGGCACGTTCCGTCTGGAAAGGTCCGTTTGTCGAACTCAGCCTGCTGAAAAAGGCAGAGGACGCACAGGAATCAAGCAGCAACAAGCCGATCAAAACTTGGTCGCGCCGCTCGACAATCCTGCCGCAGTTCGTTGGTCTGACGTTCAACGTTTACAACGGTAACAAATTCATCCCCGTTTCTGTTTCGGAAGAAATGGTCGGTCACAAGCTCGGTGAATTCTCACCCACGCGCAGCTTCCCCGGTCACGCAGCCGACAAGAAGGGCAAGCGATAA
- a CDS encoding 50S ribosomal protein L23: protein MAKNQDVDARHYDVILAPHITEKSMSGEGTITFKVANDATKPQIKEAVEAIFDKKVMSVNTIVAKGKTKRWKGKPYKRSDFKKAIVRLVEGQGSIDFTDGI from the coding sequence ATGGCTAAAAATCAAGACGTCGACGCCCGTCACTACGACGTGATCCTTGCTCCGCACATCACTGAAAAGTCGATGTCGGGTGAAGGTACGATCACTTTCAAAGTGGCGAATGACGCGACGAAGCCGCAAATCAAGGAAGCTGTAGAAGCGATCTTTGATAAGAAGGTCATGTCGGTGAACACTATTGTCGCCAAGGGCAAGACCAAGCGCTGGAAGGGCAAGCCCTACAAGCGTTCGGATTTCAAGAAAGCAATTGTACGACTGGTCGAAGGCCAGGGGTCGATTGACTTCACAGACGGTATCTGA
- the rplE gene encoding 50S ribosomal protein L5 — MADTYTPRFKTKFEDEIVKAMTEKFGYTNRLQVPSIAKVTLNMGVGEASQDKKKVATAAEEMALIAGQKPVITKAKKSIAQFKLREGMPIGCKVTLRRERMYEFLDRLVTVAMPRIRDFRGLNAKSFDGRGNYAMGLKEQIVFPEISYDKIDKVRGMDIIVTTTANTDEEARELLRLFGFPFEGEADQKKEAA, encoded by the coding sequence ATGGCTGATACATACACTCCCCGCTTTAAGACGAAGTTCGAAGACGAAATCGTCAAGGCGATGACTGAAAAGTTCGGTTACACCAACCGTCTTCAAGTCCCCAGCATTGCGAAAGTCACACTCAACATGGGTGTTGGCGAAGCAAGCCAGGACAAGAAGAAAGTGGCAACTGCTGCTGAAGAAATGGCTCTGATCGCTGGTCAGAAACCTGTCATCACCAAAGCTAAGAAGTCGATCGCTCAGTTTAAGCTGCGCGAAGGCATGCCAATCGGTTGTAAGGTTACCCTTCGCCGTGAGCGCATGTACGAATTCCTGGACCGTCTGGTGACTGTCGCAATGCCACGTATCCGCGATTTCCGCGGCCTCAACGCCAAGTCTTTTGACGGGCGTGGCAACTACGCGATGGGCCTCAAGGAGCAAATCGTGTTCCCTGAGATCAGCTACGACAAAATCGACAAAGTTCGCGGTATGGACATCATTGTCACAACCACTGCGAACACCGACGAAGAGGCGCGCGAACTCCTGCGTCTGTTCGGCTTCCCATTCGAAGGCGAAGCTGACCAGAAGAAGGAAGCGGCGTAA
- the rpsQ gene encoding 30S ribosomal protein S17 has product MPKRILIGTVTSDKTDKTVTVLVERKVKHPLYGKIIRRSKKYHAHDETNEFTVGDIVRIEETKPISKTKTWAVKDRVVAGGVQAIDADLDVEAASN; this is encoded by the coding sequence ATGCCGAAACGTATTCTGATCGGGACCGTCACCTCCGACAAGACCGACAAGACTGTGACCGTTCTGGTTGAGCGTAAGGTGAAGCACCCGTTGTACGGGAAAATCATCCGTCGTTCGAAAAAGTATCACGCCCATGATGAAACCAACGAATTCACTGTTGGCGACATCGTGCGCATCGAGGAGACGAAACCGATCTCCAAGACCAAGACTTGGGCCGTTAAGGACCGAGTAGTGGCCGGCGGTGTGCAGGCAATCGACGCTGATCTCGATGTTGAGGCAGCAAGCAATTGA
- the rplF gene encoding 50S ribosomal protein L6, with protein MSRIGKKAVPVPAGVTASIDNGTLSVKGPKGTLTLGMSDLIDYKIEDGQIAVTPANDSKQARAFWGMQRTLVSNLIEGVTEGFSKTLEISGVGYRAKAQGKTLKLELGFSHDVDLTVPEGVDVKTPDQTTVEISGMDKQAVGQFAAEIREFRKPEPYKGKGIKYRGEYIFRKEGKKK; from the coding sequence ATGAGCCGCATTGGTAAAAAAGCTGTTCCGGTACCCGCAGGGGTTACGGCGAGCATCGACAATGGCACGCTGAGCGTGAAAGGCCCTAAGGGTACTCTCACATTGGGCATGTCGGACTTGATCGATTACAAAATCGAAGACGGTCAAATTGCGGTGACACCGGCCAATGACAGCAAGCAAGCGCGTGCCTTTTGGGGCATGCAGCGCACTTTGGTGTCGAACTTGATCGAAGGTGTGACTGAAGGCTTTTCCAAGACGCTCGAAATTTCGGGTGTTGGTTACCGTGCTAAAGCGCAAGGTAAGACGCTCAAGCTTGAGCTTGGTTTCAGCCACGACGTCGATCTCACGGTGCCAGAAGGCGTCGATGTGAAGACACCGGATCAAACCACGGTTGAGATTTCCGGTATGGACAAACAGGCCGTTGGTCAGTTTGCCGCCGAGATCCGCGAATTCCGTAAGCCTGAGCCTTACAAGGGCAAAGGTATCAAGTATCGCGGCGAGTACATCTTCCGCAAGGAAGGGAAGAAGAAGTAA
- the rpmC gene encoding 50S ribosomal protein L29, producing MATTETTDLRAKTDEQLSAELTDLKKEQFNLRFQAATNQLEKPSRIREVRRTIAQIKTLQNERAAAAAAAKA from the coding sequence ATGGCCACCACTGAAACCACCGATCTTCGTGCGAAGACCGATGAGCAGCTTTCCGCTGAACTCACCGATTTGAAGAAAGAGCAGTTCAACCTGCGTTTTCAAGCGGCGACCAACCAGTTGGAAAAGCCTTCGCGTATTCGTGAAGTTCGCCGGACGATCGCACAGATCAAGACGCTTCAAAATGAGCGCGCGGCTGCTGCCGCCGCTGCAAAGGCGTAA
- the rpsJ gene encoding 30S ribosomal protein S10 produces the protein MEAQNIRIRLKAFDHRVLDQATGEIAETARRTGALIRGPIPMPTRIEKFTVNRGPHIDKKSREQFEVRTYKRLLDIVQPNAQTVDALMKLDLAAGVNVEIKLA, from the coding sequence ATGGAAGCACAGAATATCCGTATCCGCCTTAAGGCATTTGATCACCGCGTTCTTGACCAGGCAACTGGAGAAATCGCAGAGACAGCTCGCCGCACGGGTGCTCTTATTCGTGGCCCCATTCCGATGCCGACGCGCATTGAGAAGTTCACCGTCAACCGCGGCCCGCACATCGACAAAAAGTCGCGCGAGCAGTTTGAGGTGCGCACATACAAACGTTTGCTGGACATTGTTCAGCCAAACGCCCAGACGGTCGACGCGCTTATGAAGCTCGATCTGGCTGCTGGCGTAAACGTTGAGATCAAGCTCGCTTAA
- the rplV gene encoding 50S ribosomal protein L22 — protein MGKAKSPRRVADNEALAVGTQIRGSAQKLNLVAQLIRGKKAEEALNILSFSKKGMAKDASKVLASAIANAENNHDLDVDALVVAEASVGKSITMKRFHTRGRGKSTRILKPFSKLRIVVREHEEEEA, from the coding sequence ATGGGCAAGGCAAAATCCCCACGCCGCGTTGCGGACAATGAGGCTCTGGCAGTAGGCACGCAAATTCGCGGGTCGGCTCAGAAATTGAACCTCGTTGCGCAACTTATTCGCGGCAAGAAAGCCGAAGAGGCTTTGAACATCCTCTCCTTCTCCAAGAAGGGTATGGCCAAAGACGCCAGCAAGGTTCTCGCTTCTGCGATTGCCAATGCGGAAAACAACCATGATCTCGACGTCGACGCGCTCGTCGTTGCTGAAGCATCGGTGGGCAAGTCGATCACTATGAAGCGTTTCCACACACGTGGCCGCGGCAAATCGACACGCATTCTGAAGCCATTCAGCAAGCTGCGCATCGTTGTTCGCGAACACGAAGAAGAAGAGGCGTAA
- the rpsC gene encoding 30S ribosomal protein S3, translated as MGQKSNPIGLRLQINRTWDSRWYAEGRDYAGLLKEDITIRKYITANLPQAAISKVVIERPAKLCRVSIYAARPGVIIGKKGADIEKLRSKLATMTSSEVKLNIVEIRKPEIDAKLVAQGVADQLVRRIAFRRAMKRAVQSALRLGAEGIKIVCGGRLGGAEIARVEWYREGRVPLHTLRANIDYAETEALTAYGIIGIKVWIFKGEILAHDPTAQDRLMMEAQTSGVRPAR; from the coding sequence ATGGGTCAGAAGAGTAATCCTATCGGTCTGCGCCTGCAGATCAACCGCACTTGGGACAGCCGTTGGTACGCCGAAGGGCGTGACTACGCTGGTCTTCTCAAAGAAGACATCACGATCCGCAAGTACATCACCGCCAACCTGCCACAGGCTGCGATCTCGAAAGTTGTGATCGAACGCCCGGCTAAGTTGTGCCGTGTGTCGATCTACGCGGCACGCCCTGGTGTAATCATCGGTAAGAAGGGCGCAGACATCGAAAAGCTGCGCTCCAAACTTGCCACGATGACATCGAGCGAAGTGAAGTTGAACATCGTTGAAATCCGCAAGCCGGAAATCGATGCGAAACTCGTTGCGCAAGGCGTTGCTGACCAGCTCGTTCGTCGTATCGCGTTCCGTCGTGCCATGAAGCGCGCCGTTCAATCGGCGCTGCGTTTGGGCGCTGAAGGTATCAAGATCGTTTGCGGTGGCCGTCTCGGCGGCGCTGAAATCGCTCGCGTTGAATGGTATCGCGAAGGTCGCGTTCCGCTTCACACACTGCGTGCGAACATCGATTACGCTGAAACCGAAGCGCTCACCGCTTACGGGATCATCGGTATCAAGGTTTGGATCTTTAAGGGCGAAATTCTCGCGCATGATCCAACTGCACAAGACCGCCTGATGATGGAAGCTCAGACTTCCGGCGTCCGGCCGGCACGCTGA
- the rplN gene encoding 50S ribosomal protein L14 produces the protein MIQMQSNLDVADNSGAKRVQCIKVLGGSKRRFASVGDVIVVSVKEAQPRAKVKKGDVHRAVIVRTKKDVRRPDGSVIRFDSNAAVLVNKSEEPIGTRIFGPVVRELRGRGFMKIISLAPEVL, from the coding sequence ATGATCCAGATGCAATCCAATCTCGACGTCGCGGACAATAGCGGCGCAAAGCGCGTCCAGTGCATTAAAGTGCTGGGTGGCTCTAAGCGTCGGTTTGCCTCCGTTGGCGACGTGATCGTGGTTTCCGTCAAGGAAGCCCAGCCACGCGCAAAGGTGAAGAAGGGCGACGTCCATCGCGCTGTCATCGTGCGCACCAAGAAGGATGTTCGTCGTCCTGATGGCAGCGTAATCCGCTTTGACAGCAACGCCGCTGTTCTTGTGAACAAAAGCGAAGAGCCAATCGGCACACGGATCTTTGGCCCAGTGGTTCGCGAACTTCGCGGCCGCGGCTTCATGAAGATCATTTCGCTCGCTCCGGAGGTGCTCTAA
- the rplD gene encoding 50S ribosomal protein L4, whose translation MKVKVQKIDGKASGDIELNDAVFGVEPRADILHRVVTWQLENRRATARPTRERSDVARTGKKFGAQKGSGGARHGDRGAPIFIGGGKAHGARKRDFNQSLNKKIRALGLKMALSTKAKDGLVVVDSLELKDAKTQALKGQLEKAGYAGKVLVIDGESVNDGFAMAAGNLPGVNVIPAMGANVYDILNHDTLVLTKDAVAKLEARFNG comes from the coding sequence ATGAAGGTGAAGGTCCAAAAAATCGACGGTAAGGCGTCCGGCGACATCGAATTGAACGATGCCGTGTTTGGCGTTGAGCCGCGTGCAGACATTCTGCACCGCGTTGTCACTTGGCAGCTCGAAAATCGTCGTGCCACGGCGCGTCCAACGCGTGAGCGTTCGGATGTTGCTCGCACTGGTAAGAAGTTTGGCGCGCAAAAAGGTTCGGGTGGCGCACGTCACGGCGATCGCGGCGCTCCGATCTTTATCGGCGGTGGTAAAGCCCACGGTGCTCGTAAGCGTGACTTCAATCAGTCGCTCAACAAGAAAATCCGCGCTCTCGGCCTTAAGATGGCTCTCTCAACTAAGGCCAAAGACGGTCTGGTTGTTGTAGACAGTCTCGAACTGAAAGACGCGAAGACCCAAGCTCTTAAAGGTCAGCTCGAAAAGGCTGGCTACGCGGGCAAGGTTCTTGTGATCGACGGTGAAAGCGTCAACGACGGTTTCGCAATGGCCGCTGGCAACCTGCCGGGCGTCAATGTGATCCCGGCGATGGGTGCGAACGTCTACGACATCCTCAACCACGACACGCTTGTCCTGACCAAGGATGCTGTCGCTAAGCTGGAGGCGCGCTTCAATGGCTAA
- the rplB gene encoding 50S ribosomal protein L2, with protein sequence MALKNYKPTSPARRGLILVDKSGLHKGGPVKSLTEGKRKTGGRNNKGHVTSRGIAGGHKQKYRFIDFKRRKWDVPATVERIEYDPNRTAFIALLKYEDGELAYIICPQRLALGDTVIAGEKVDTKPGNAMLLSQMPVGTICHNVEMKPGKGGQIARSAGTYVQIVGRDRGMVMVRLNSGEQRYVRGDCMGTVGAVSNPDNQNQNFGKAGRTRWKGRRPLTRGVAKNPVDHPHGGGEGRTSGGRHPVTPWGKPTKGARTRKNKQTDKMIIRSRHAKKKR encoded by the coding sequence ATGGCACTCAAGAACTATAAACCAACAAGCCCGGCGCGCCGTGGCCTTATCTTGGTCGACAAATCGGGCCTCCACAAAGGTGGACCGGTCAAATCGCTGACCGAAGGCAAGCGTAAGACCGGTGGCCGTAACAACAAAGGCCATGTGACATCGCGCGGTATCGCCGGTGGTCACAAGCAAAAGTATCGTTTCATCGATTTCAAACGTCGCAAATGGGATGTCCCTGCGACGGTTGAGCGGATTGAATACGATCCCAACCGCACCGCTTTTATCGCACTCTTGAAGTACGAAGATGGCGAACTGGCTTACATCATCTGCCCACAGCGTCTTGCGCTTGGTGACACGGTTATCGCCGGTGAAAAAGTCGACACGAAGCCTGGCAATGCCATGCTTCTTTCGCAAATGCCGGTCGGCACCATTTGCCACAATGTGGAAATGAAGCCGGGCAAGGGCGGTCAGATCGCTCGCAGCGCAGGCACCTATGTTCAGATCGTCGGTCGTGACCGCGGTATGGTCATGGTTCGTTTGAACTCTGGCGAACAGCGTTATGTGCGCGGCGATTGCATGGGCACGGTTGGCGCGGTTTCGAACCCCGACAACCAAAACCAAAACTTTGGTAAAGCGGGCCGCACTCGTTGGAAGGGCCGCCGCCCTCTCACACGTGGTGTTGCTAAGAACCCTGTCGATCACCCGCACGGTGGTGGTGAAGGCCGCACCAGCGGTGGCCGTCACCCGGTTACCCCATGGGGCAAGCCGACCAAAGGCGCGCGCACTCGCAAGAACAAGCAGACGGACAAGATGATCATCCGTTCGCGTCACGCTAAGAAGAAGAGGTAA